The DNA region CACCCTGCTCTACGAACTGCTCGTCGCCGGGGCGTCCCAGGCCACCCGTGATCCGGAGCTGCGGGTGGGCCCGTGGTGCGAACTGCCGGACGGGCTGATCATGTACTCCTCCGGGTCGACCGGTGTGCCCAAGGGCGTGGTCAAGAACGGCGGACGGTTCCTGAAGAACCTTCGGCGCAACGCCGACCAGGTCGGCCACCACTCGGGTGACGTGCTGATGCCGATGCTGCCCTTTTCCCACCAGTACGGCCTGTCGATGGTGCTGATCGCGTGGCTGGTGCGCTGTTCGCTCGTGGTGGCGCCGTACCGGCGGATCGACCGTGCCCTGCGGATGGCGGGACAATGCGGCGTGACCGTGACCGACGGCACGCCTTCCACGTATCAGAGCATCCTCAACATCGTGAAGCGCAATCCCCGCTACGGCCTCGATCTGGCGGGGGTGCGCATGTTCTGCAGCGGCGCCGCTCCGCTGGGCTCGACGCTCAGCGAAGACTACGTCGCCTGGTTCGGCCTTCCGTTGCTGGACAGCTACGGCAGCACGGAACTGGGCAACCTCGCGTTCGCGACGCCCGAGAACCCGGTCGGCTGCGGCCGCGCGCTCCCCGGGCACGAACTGCGGATCCTCGACGACGAAGGCAACGCGCTCCCCGCAGGGCAGACCGGCGAGATCGTGATGCACTGCCCCGACATGATGGCGGGTTACCTCGCCGCGGACGGCTCCCTGGAGCCGGCGGAGCAGGGCTGGCGGCACACCGGCGATTTCGGTTACCTGGACGAGAACGACAACCTGTTCGTGGTGGGTCGCAAGTTCGCCGTTCACCGCAAGGGACACACGCTCTATCCGGAGATCATCGAGCACAAGGTCACCGAAGCGCTGTGCCCGGTCAAGGTGATCCCGCTGCCGGACGAACGGCGCGGCTGTCAGCTGGCGTTCTTCGTCGAAGACCCCCTCGGCCACGACGGCAGGCACTGGCGTACCCGCATCGCCGAGGTCCTGCCGGAGTTCGAGCGGCCGGACCGCATCCGGGTCGTCGACCGTTTTCCGCTGAACCGCAACGGAAAACCCGACAAGAAGCGGATGACGGAACTCGCGCTGAACGAGCCGGCCACTTCACCGAAGGCCGGCTGAGCGACGTGACCGACGAACGCACCGCCCTGGTCTTCCCGGGAATGGCCCCCACGAGAGCCGGGGACGTGAGCCGTTTCCTGATGATCAACCGGAATGCCCGGGAACGGCTCGCGACGGCCGAGGACGTCCTCGGCCGTCGCCTGCTCGGCCCGGCCCGCGAAGACGGCGATGTGTACGACGAGGCCGCGCAGGTCGTCTTCATGCTGACGTGTCTTTCCCTCGCGGAGTGGGCCGAAGACGCCCTCGGGGTGAAACCCGAGATCTGCGCCGGTCCCAGCTTCGGCCAGAAGGCGCTGACCGCGTACACGGGCGTGCTGTCGTTCGAGGAGACCGTCCGGCTCACCGCGGAGCTCTCGCGGTGCGAAGTGTCCTACTTCGAAAGCGACTATTCCGACGTCGTGACCCACTGTTTCGTCCGGACTCCGGAAGAGGGTTTCGCCGAGGTCCTTGCCGAACTGAAGGACGAGTTCCACGACGTATCGGGCGTCATCGACAAGGGCTTCTACCTGCTTTCGGTGCGGGAGAAGGCTTTGGAGCGGGTGAAGGCGCGAGTGCGGGCGATCGGCGGCTACTCGATGCACACCATGCGGCCGCCCGTGCACTCCACCTTCTTCAGCGGTTTGCGCCGACGCGCCGAGGAGGAAGTGCTCTCCGGTTTCACCCTTCGCGACCCCGAACTGCCGGTGGTCGCGGACCAGGACGGCGCGCTCCTGGACTCCGCGGCAGGGGTGCGCCGGATGCTGCTCGACACCTTCGACCGGCCGATCGACTGGCCGTCGATGGTCGCGACCTTGCGGGCGCAGGGGGTGACGTCGTTGTGCTTCTCCGGACCGGACAATCTGTTCCACCGGGTGGACAGCACGGTGGCGAACTTCGCGGTGCGGACGGTGACTCCGGAAATGGCTTTGAAGCCGCGGAGCCGCGCTTAGTACTTGGTGAGCGGGGAGGTGGCGTGATCGTCAGCTGGGCTGAAGGGGACTTTCGCTGCGTCTGATGCGGTGATGGGCCCCTTCGCGTCTTGCTGGGCGCGTCGGGGTGCCGCCGATCATGACGCCACCCTTGTCTTACGGTCAATAATACTTGGTGAGTGGGGAGGATTTCGGACGTTCAGCGTCCGGAATCCTCCCCACTCAGCAGGCACCCCCGTACCGTTCGTCCCGATCCGCTCCGACCCGAACGCCACTCACGACCTGTATCCGACCGCGCCGAAGGCTCCTTTCCTCGCATAAGACGCGGCGAAGGGAGCCTTCAGCCCACGCACCCCACGAACCCGACACAAGCGCCGGTCCGTGAAGGCCTCCTTGAGGGACTCTGGGTCCCTCAAGGAGGCCTTCACGGACCGACCACTACGACAGCCGCCCCAGCCACTCCCGGACGGCGTCGGCGGTCGTCGCCGCATGCTTCTCCAGCATGGTGAAGTGATCCCCCTCGACGTCGACCGTGTCATGCGGCAACGCCCAGCCGGACCGCCATCCGGCCCGGTCGCGCCAAGCTTCCAGCGGCTCCGAGGCCCGCACCAGCAAGGTCGGCACAGCGGTCGGCGCGGGCACGTAGTCGGCGAAAAGGCGCAGGTAGGCCCCCATCGCGGTGAGCCGCGCGTCGTCACCGAGGCCGGTTTCGGCGCCGGTGAGCCGGTCGCGGATGCCGTCCAGCGCGTGTTCGTCCTGCGGGTAGACGTCGATCAGCACGAGCGCGCGGGGCGCGGGGCCCGCTTCCTCCAGATGCCTCGCCAGCGCGTGGGCGAGCGGGCCGCCCGAGGAGTGGGCCACCAGCACCACCGGGTCACCGGCTTCGCGGAGGATCGCGTCCGCCTGCGCGTGGAGGACCGCCTCGATCGAGTCCGGCAGCGGCTGCCCGTGCCCGAATCCGGGCACCGGGACGACGGAGACGTCCTGCACGTCCCGGAACGACGCGGCGAAGCGCGCGTACTCGTGCGCGCCCGAGCCTGCCAGCAGGGAAGGGACGCAGACCAGTTCGGGACCAGACGGCCCTTTCGCGAGCCGGACCGGTTGCAGGTTCTGGTCCGGCGCGGTGTCGACGGTGAACGACGGCCGGTAGCGCGACGCCTGCGCGGCCAGCGCGACGAACTGCGCGACCTCGTCGAGTTCGACAGCGCGGGCGAACATCGCGCCGAACACGCCCGTGGCCGCGGGTGGCGCCTCGGGCTGCCGGTCGGAGGCCGAGAAGTCACCGGAGATCCGGTCCGCGACGGCGAGCGGCGTCGGGTGGTCGAAGACCAGCGACGGCGGGAGCCGCAGGCCGGTCGAGGACGCCAGCCGGTTGCGCAGGTCGACGGCGGTGAGCGAGTCGAAGCCGAGTTCGAGGAAGGCGGCCCCGGCATCGATGGCGCCGGCACCGTCGTGGCCGAGGACGGCCGCGACCTGACCGCGCACCAGCTCCAGGATCTCCGCGTCGCGGGCGTCCGTGTCCAGTCCGGCGAGCCGTGCGCGGAACGCGCCGCCGCCGTCGGGCGCGCGCCGGGCACGGGCGCGGACGAGCCCGCGCAGCAACGGCGGGATCTCCTCGGCGTGGAGCGCGGTGAGGTCGAGCCGCATCGGGACGGTCAGCGTCCGCCCGGTGGCGAGCGCGGCGTCGAACAGGTCCAGACCCTCCTCTGTGGACAGTCCGGTGAGCCCGGCCCTCGCCATCCGGTCGACGTCGGCGGAATCGGTCATGGCGCTGGTGGTCGCCCACAGGCCCCACGCCAGCGACGTCGCGGCGGCGCCGTCCGCCCGGCGGCGTTCCACCAGCGCGTCCACGAACGCGTTGGCCGCGGCGTACCCGGACTGCCCCGGATTGCCGAAGACCCCGGCCGCCGAGGAGAACATCACGAAGGGCGCGGCGCCGGGCAGGAGTTCGTGCAGGTTCACCGCGGCGTCCACCTTCGGCGCGAGCACCCGGTCGAGCCGCTCGGGGGTCTGCGCGGTGATCAGCCCGTCGTCGAGGACGCCGGCGGCGTGCACCACACCGGTCACCGGATGCGCGGCCAGCACCTGGCTCAGCGCCTCGCGGTCGGCCGCGTCGCACGCCAGGATCCGGACCTCGGCGCCCAGCCCGGCGAGTTCGTCCGCCAGCTCCGCCGCGCCGGGCGCGGACGCGCCGGAACGGCTCAGCAGCACCAGCGAACGGACGCCGTGCGTCACCACGAGATGCTTCGCGACGGCCGCGCCGAGAAGGCCGGTGCCGCCGGTGATCAGCACGACGTCGCCGTCGCTCCACGGCCGCGCGGGGCCGGGCTCGGGGACCCGGACGAGCCTCGGGACGAAGCTGACCCCGTCGCGAACCACGACCTGGGCTTCCCCGGCGGGCAGCGCCGCGGGGACGGCTCCGTCCACGAGCACGAACCGGCCGGGGTGCTCGGACTGCGCCGAGCGCACGAGGCCCCACACCGCGGCCGCCACCGGATCCGGGCGTTCGGTGGCGATCCCGCCTCGGGTGGCCACCACGAGCGGCCCGTCCCCGGGTTCGTCGAGCCATGTCCGGACGCGTTCGAGCGCCGCACCCAGCACGGTGCGGAGATCCCCGGACTCGCAGTGCCACACCGCCGCGTCGTGCGGCTCGGTCGCGCCCGCGGGCACCCAGTCCAGGCCGAACAAGGACTCGCGATACCCGCCGAGGCCGGACACCGACACCGGCCGCAGCAGCAGGCCGTCCACGTCGGCGACCGGCAGGCCTTCGGCGTCGGCCACGGTCAGCGCGACGCCGTCCGCCGACGGCCGCAGCCGCACCCGCAGGGCCGTCGCACCCCGCGACCACAGCCGGACCCCGGAGAACGCGAACGGGAGCCGAAGCCCCTCCTCGTCCTCGGGAAGCACCCCCAGCGCGATCCCGTGGAGCGCGCCGTCCAGCAACGCGGGATGCAGGCCGAAGGCCGGGGCGTCGCCGGTCTGGGCTTCGGGCAGGTCGATTTCGGCGAAGACCTCGTTCTCGCGGCGCCAGGCGGAGCGAAGTCCTTGGAACGCCGGGCCGTATTCGAGGCCCGCGTTCGCGAGTTCGTCGTACAGCGTCTCGACGCCGACGCGTTCCGCCCCGGACGGCGGCCACTCCGCGAGCGGGGTCGGCACGCCGTCCGTTTCGGGCAGCAGTACGCCGTGGGCATGCCGGGTCCAGGGTTCGTCGCCGCGGCGGGAGTACACGCCGACCTCGCGGCGGCCGTCGATGTCCGCGTCGCCGAGTTCGACCGAGAGCCGGACGTCAGTGCCTTCTTCGAGCACGAGCGGGGCTTCGAGGGTCAGTTCGTCGAGTACCGCGCAGTCCACCAGGGTGCCGGCGGCCAGCACGAGTTCCACGAAAGCGGTGCCGGGCACCAGCACCGTCCCGGACACGGCGTGATCGGCGAGCCAGGGATGGGTTTCCAGCGAGATCCGGCCGGTGTACAGCAGGCCACCGGCCCCGGGGACCGCGACGACGGCGCCGAGCAGCGGATGGTCCACCACCGTCTGCCCGAACGCCGACGCGTCCCCGGCGACGGCGCCCGCTTCGAGCCAGAACCGCTTGCGCTGGAACGGATACGTCGGCAGATCGACCCATTCCGCCGCCGGGAGGATCGACGACCACTCCGGGCTCAGGCCGTGCACGTGGGCTTCGGCGAGCGACAGAACGAACCGCTCCGCGCCACCCTCGCCCCGACGCAAACTCCCCAACGCCACAACGTCTTCACTGATACCAGGCACCAGCACCGGATGCGGACTCGCCTCCACGAAAAACCGGAAACCATCCTCCCGCAACCGATCCACCGTCTTCGAGAACTGAACCGTCCCCCGCAGATTCCGGAACCAATACCCAGCATCCAACTCCAGAGGCTCATCGGTCACCGTCGAATAAAACGGAATCACCGGCTCCCGCGGCGAAATACCCGCCAACGCCGACACCACATCTTGCTCGATCGCATCCACATGCGCCGAATGCGACGCGTAATCCACCGGAATCCGCTTCGCCCGCACATCCAGCAGCTCACACCGCTTGACCAACGCATCCAACCCAGCGACATCACCCGACACCACCACCGACGCGGCACCGTTCACCGCCGCCACCGACACACCCTCCGGCAACAACTCCCGCACCCGGTCCTCAGCAGCGGCCACCGACACCATGCCACCGAGACCCGACAACGCCAGAATCGCCTTACTCCGCAAACACACAACCCGCGCCGCATCCTGAAGCGACAACGCACCAGCCACACACGCCGCAGCGATCTCACCCTGCGAATGACCCACCACCGCAGCAGGCTCCACCCCACACGCCCGCCACAACCGCGCCAACGACACCATCACCGCGAACAACACCGGCTGCACCACATCAACCCGCTCCAACGCAACCGCGTCGGACAACACCTCGGACAACCGCCAGTCCACAAAGGACGAAAGCGCCGATTCACACTCGGCCATCGACTCCGCGAACACCGGAGCAGCCGACAACAGCTCCTCCGCCATCCCCACCCACTGCGAACCCTGACCCGGGAACACGAAAACGGCCTTGCCCTGCTGCGCGACGCCTTCGACCAGGAGGCTCGACGGCTCTCCGGCGGCGAGCGCGTCCAGCGCGGGGCGCGGATCACCGACGATGGCCGCCCGGTGCCCGAACAGTGGTCGCGCGGCGAGCGTGGCGGCCGCACCCGGGAGATCCACAACGGACCGAAGCTGGGCCGCCCTGGTACGCAAGGCTTCCGGTGTCCGGGCCGACAGCAGCCACGGCGTCGCACCGGTCACCACCGGCGGCCGGGGTTCGGCCTCCTCGGCGGCCGGGGCGGCTTCGAGGACGACGTGCGCGTTCGTGCCGCTGATACCGAACGACGACACCGCGGCCCGGCGAGGACGGTCGAGTTCGGGCCACGGCCGCGCCTCGGCCAGCAGGGAGACCGCGCCCGCGCTCCAGTCCACATGCGACGACGGGGTCTCCGCGTGGAGGCTGCGCGGCAGAGTCCCGCTTCGCAATGCCTGCACCATTTTGATGATCCCGGCGACCCCGGCCGCGGCCTGCGTGTGGCCGAGGTTCGACTTGATCGACCCGAGCCACAACGGCCGATCGGCCGGCCTGCCCTTGCCGTAGGTCGCGAGCAACGCCTGCGCCTCGATCGGGTCGCCCAGGGTGGTGCCGGTGCCGTGCGCCTCGACGACGTCGACGTCCGCCGTCGTCAGCCGGGCGTCGGCGAGCGCCTCGCGGATCACCCGCTGCTGGGACGGGCCGTTCGGGGCGGTCAGGCCGTTCGACGCGCCGTCCTGGTTCACCGCCGATCCGCGCAGGACCGCGAGAACCGGATGGCCGTTGCGCCGCGCGTCGGAAAGCCGTTCCACCAGCAGCATCCCGGCGCCCTCGGCCCAGCCCGTGCCGTCCGCCTCCTCGGCGAAGGGTTTGCAGCGGCCGTCCGGGGCCATTCCGCGCTGACGGCTGAACTCGACGAACGTTCCGGGGGTGAACATCACCGTCACCCCGCCGGACAGCGCGAGGTCGCATTCGCCCCGGCGCAGCGCCTGGGCGGCGAGGTGCAGGGTCACCAGCGAAGACGAGCACGCGGTGTCCACGGTGAGCGCCGGGCCTTCGAACCCGAAGGTGTAGGACACCCGGCCGGAGGCGATGCTGCCGGAGTTCCCGGTGCCGAGGTAGCCGCCGACCTCGTCGGGGATCTCGGTCAGCCCGGAGACGTAGTCGTGGTACATCAGCCCGGCGAACACCCCGGTCCGGCTGCCCTTCAGCGAGCCGGGATCGATCCCCGCCCGCTCGATGGCCTCCCACGACGTCTCCAGCAGGAGCCGCTGCTGCGGATCCATCGCCAGCGCCTCGCGCGGCGAGATCCCGAAGAACGCCGGGTCGAACTCGGCGACGTCGTGCAGGAAACCGCCCTGCGAAACGTAACTCGTGCCCTGCTTGTCCGGGTCCGGGTCGTACAGCGCTTCGAGGTCCCAGCCACGGTCGACCGGGAATCCGCTGATCCCGTCGCCGCCGGTTTCGACCATCCGCCACAGGTCCTCCGGCGAGGTGACCCCGCCGGGATAGCGGCAGGCCATCCCGACGATGGCGATCGGTTCGCTGCCCGCGGCTTCGGTCTCCTTCAGGCGTTTGCGGGTTTCGTGGAGATCCGCGGTGACCTGCTTGAGGAAGTACCGGAGTTTGTCCTCGGTGTCTTTCATTTCCGCCCCCAAGTCAGGAGATCCCGAGTTCCTTGCCGATGAATTCGAACATTTCGTCGTCCGAGGCGTCTTCGAGCCGATCCGCCACGGATTCGGTGCCCTCGCCCGGATCGCAGGCCGCGAGCAGGGCACGCAGCCGGTCCTTGACCTTGCCGCGGATCGCGTCGTCCGGGCTTCCCCCGGCGAACGCCGCCTCCAGCCGGTCGAGTTCCGCCAGCACCCCCAGCGGCGGTGGCGCGTCGTCCACGACGATCTCCGCGCCGACCAGTTCCGCCACCGCGGTGGTGGTCGGATGGTCGAAGACCAGCGTCGCGGGCAGCCGCAGGCCGGTGGCCTCGTTGACCCGGTTGCGCAGTTCGACCGCGGCGAGCGAGTCGAACCCGAGTTCCGTGAACGCCTTGGCCGGATCGACCTGTTCGGGGCCGGCGTGCCCGAGGACCGCGGCGACATGCGTGGCGACGAGGTTCAGCAGTGCCGCGGCGCGTTCCTCCCCGGTCATCCCGGCCAGCTCGGCCTTGAGCGCGTCCCCGGTCGGCGAACCGGCGGTCTCGGCGCGTTTGCCGGTACCGCGGATCAGGCCGCGCAGCAGGGGCGGGACGTCGGCGCCGAGGCCGGCCCGCAGGGTGGCGAGGTCCAGCCGCATCGGCAACAGGACCGGTTCGGCCGCCGTCACCGCGAGGTCGAACAGCGCCAGTCCCTCCTCTGTGGACAGTGCGCCCGCGCCGGAGGCCGTCATCCGGTCCAGGTCGCGTCCGGACATGCCGCCCGCCATCCCGTCACCGGCCCAGAGGCCCCAGGCGAGCGACGTCGCGGGCAGCCCCTGCGCACGGCGATGCCGGGCGAGCGCGTCGAGGAA from Amycolatopsis sp. EV170708-02-1 includes:
- a CDS encoding class I adenylate-forming enzyme family protein, which encodes MSARLFALDSLQTFDELEHSALGVAESLRERGVTPATRVMLKAGNSAAYVTTLLALMHVGASIVLVDQQENAAETQRVCTQAGVKISLVDEDAPLVTDGAHTLLYELLVAGASQATRDPELRVGPWCELPDGLIMYSSGSTGVPKGVVKNGGRFLKNLRRNADQVGHHSGDVLMPMLPFSHQYGLSMVLIAWLVRCSLVVAPYRRIDRALRMAGQCGVTVTDGTPSTYQSILNIVKRNPRYGLDLAGVRMFCSGAAPLGSTLSEDYVAWFGLPLLDSYGSTELGNLAFATPENPVGCGRALPGHELRILDDEGNALPAGQTGEIVMHCPDMMAGYLAADGSLEPAEQGWRHTGDFGYLDENDNLFVVGRKFAVHRKGHTLYPEIIEHKVTEALCPVKVIPLPDERRGCQLAFFVEDPLGHDGRHWRTRIAEVLPEFERPDRIRVVDRFPLNRNGKPDKKRMTELALNEPATSPKAG
- a CDS encoding ACP S-malonyltransferase — its product is MTDERTALVFPGMAPTRAGDVSRFLMINRNARERLATAEDVLGRRLLGPAREDGDVYDEAAQVVFMLTCLSLAEWAEDALGVKPEICAGPSFGQKALTAYTGVLSFEETVRLTAELSRCEVSYFESDYSDVVTHCFVRTPEEGFAEVLAELKDEFHDVSGVIDKGFYLLSVREKALERVKARVRAIGGYSMHTMRPPVHSTFFSGLRRRAEEEVLSGFTLRDPELPVVADQDGALLDSAAGVRRMLLDTFDRPIDWPSMVATLRAQGVTSLCFSGPDNLFHRVDSTVANFAVRTVTPEMALKPRSRA